A genome region from Labilibaculum antarcticum includes the following:
- a CDS encoding aldose epimerase family protein yields MRAYTLKNNNIEITFIERGGQITSIKVPDAKGNIEDVVVGYDSMDEILAGDGYFGALCGRYANRIVGGKFEIDGKKFQLDCNNETNHLHGGAEGFNSKNWAVSPIVLDKFVQAYQLSLTSEDGEEKYPGKLDVSVIYGLTADNQFVIEYEAETTKPTVINMTSHSYFNLRGAGKASAENHKLQLNASKYTPISAELGTTSGEIVPVKDTPFDFTSAKEVKVACKTDHEQINMVDGIDHNFVIDDFDGSVKLAGVLLDPESGRKIEVYTNQPGIQIYTGSHFDGSEIGKNGSPIKQTAGIAMETQIFPNSPNYAHFPNATLKPGEKYKHVCIYKFC; encoded by the coding sequence ATGCGCGCTTACACACTTAAGAACAATAATATAGAAATTACCTTCATCGAAAGAGGAGGACAAATTACATCAATAAAAGTACCTGATGCAAAAGGTAACATTGAGGATGTTGTAGTTGGTTACGACAGCATGGATGAAATTCTTGCAGGTGATGGATATTTTGGAGCATTATGCGGTCGTTATGCCAATAGAATTGTTGGGGGTAAATTTGAAATTGATGGGAAAAAATTTCAATTAGACTGTAACAATGAAACCAATCACTTGCATGGTGGTGCAGAAGGTTTTAATTCTAAAAATTGGGCTGTTAGTCCAATTGTACTTGATAAATTTGTGCAGGCTTATCAATTAAGCCTAACAAGTGAAGATGGTGAGGAAAAATATCCTGGAAAATTGGATGTATCTGTGATTTATGGTCTGACGGCAGACAATCAGTTTGTTATTGAGTACGAGGCAGAAACAACAAAGCCTACTGTAATTAATATGACCAGTCATTCTTACTTCAATTTGCGTGGAGCAGGGAAAGCTTCAGCAGAGAATCACAAGCTGCAGTTAAATGCTTCTAAATACACACCAATTTCAGCTGAATTGGGTACTACATCTGGAGAAATTGTTCCTGTAAAGGATACTCCTTTTGATTTTACAAGTGCTAAGGAAGTAAAAGTAGCCTGTAAGACTGATCATGAGCAAATCAATATGGTTGATGGAATCGACCATAATTTTGTAATTGATGATTTTGATGGTTCTGTAAAACTTGCTGGTGTACTTTTAGATCCAGAATCGGGTCGGAAAATAGAAGTTTATACCAATCAGCCAGGTATTCAGATATATACAGGGAGTCATTTTGATGGTTCTGAAATTGGAAAAAATGGAAGTCCGATTAAACAGACTGCTGGCATAGCTATGGAAACTCAAATTTTCCCGAATTCTCCAAACTATGCCCATTTCCCTAATGCTACTTTAAAGCCAGGAGAGAAATATAAGCACGTTTGTATTTATAAGTTCTGCTAA
- a CDS encoding LuxE/PaaK family acyltransferase, with translation MNWEEEIFNIANENDFEKTALRVFQYQATNNSVYKEYLEHLKFDISNVKTLTQIPFLPINFFKSHKVVSTDKKEQTIFTSSGTTGNLTSRHYVPDLKIYEASFTKGFEQYYGAVSDYCILALLPSYLEREGSSLIYMMEKLIKDSKHEKSGFYLHNHEELIATITNLKKQKQKILLLGVSFALLDLAEKFQLDLDDVIVMETGGMKGRRKEITREELHAFLTKRLGVEKIHSEYGMTELLSQAYSKGDSLFFTPSWMKILIRDTYDPFSYEQQGRSGGVNVIDLANINSCSFIETQDLGRIHTDGSFEILGRFDHSDIRGCNLLVNE, from the coding sequence ATGAATTGGGAAGAGGAAATATTTAACATTGCGAATGAAAATGATTTTGAAAAAACAGCACTGCGGGTTTTTCAATATCAGGCAACGAATAATAGCGTATACAAAGAATATCTGGAGCATTTAAAATTTGATATTTCTAATGTTAAAACCCTTACTCAAATTCCTTTTCTTCCCATTAATTTCTTTAAATCACACAAAGTGGTTTCTACCGATAAAAAAGAGCAAACCATTTTCACCAGCAGCGGAACAACTGGAAATTTAACCAGCCGACATTATGTGCCGGATCTGAAAATTTATGAAGCCAGCTTTACAAAAGGGTTTGAACAATACTACGGAGCTGTAAGCGATTACTGCATTCTGGCTCTCCTGCCATCTTATTTGGAGCGGGAAGGTTCTTCTCTTATTTATATGATGGAGAAGCTTATAAAGGATAGTAAGCATGAAAAAAGTGGCTTTTACCTTCACAATCATGAAGAATTGATTGCTACGATTACTAATCTAAAAAAACAGAAACAAAAAATCCTTCTTTTAGGTGTCAGTTTTGCTTTGCTCGATTTGGCAGAAAAATTTCAATTGGATTTGGATGACGTAATTGTTATGGAAACCGGTGGAATGAAAGGTCGCCGAAAAGAAATTACGCGTGAGGAATTGCATGCTTTTCTGACCAAACGATTGGGTGTTGAGAAAATTCATTCAGAATATGGAATGACAGAATTGTTATCGCAAGCTTATTCAAAAGGAGACAGTTTGTTTTTCACGCCAAGCTGGATGAAGATTTTAATTCGGGATACTTATGATCCTTTTTCTTACGAACAGCAAGGTAGAAGCGGAGGTGTTAACGTTATTGATCTGGCCAACATTAATTCTTGTTCCTTTATCGAAACTCAGGATTTAGGAAGGATCCACACCGATGGCAGCTTCGAAATTCTGGGTCGCTTTGACCATTCAGATATAAGAGGTTGTAATTTGCTGGTAAATGAATAA
- a CDS encoding phosphoglycerate kinase, with the protein MQSIDTYNFSGKKAIIRVDFNVPLNEQFEITDDTRIRAAIPTIKKVLDGNGSAILMSHLGRPKGVDAKFSLKHIVAHLTKSIGVEVKFADDCIGESAKTMAANLKPGEVLLLENLRYYKEEEKGDEEFAKKLAGLADLWINDAFGTAHRAHASTAVIAKFFPEAKMFGYVMESELSSVDKVLKDTKRPLTAIMGGAKVSSKIEIIKTLMSQVDHLIIGGGMTYTFVKAMGGTIGNSLVEDDKLETAREILQKAKENNVKLHLATDALIADAFSNDANTKVCDVNAIPEGWMGLDVADATIESFKKVIEESKTILWNGPVGVFEMDNFAKGTKAIADAIVTATEKGAFSLIGGGDSVAAINKYGLADKVSYVSTGGGALLEYIEGKELPGVTAIRG; encoded by the coding sequence ATGCAAAGTATTGACACTTACAATTTTTCAGGTAAAAAGGCTATTATCCGAGTAGATTTCAATGTGCCTTTAAACGAGCAATTCGAAATTACTGATGACACACGAATTCGTGCAGCCATTCCTACTATCAAAAAAGTATTAGATGGTAATGGTTCTGCTATTTTGATGTCTCACCTAGGTCGTCCAAAAGGTGTAGATGCGAAATTTTCATTAAAGCACATTGTTGCTCACCTTACAAAATCAATTGGTGTTGAAGTTAAATTTGCTGATGATTGTATTGGTGAAAGTGCAAAAACTATGGCTGCTAATTTGAAGCCAGGTGAAGTTCTTTTACTTGAAAACCTACGTTACTACAAAGAAGAAGAAAAAGGTGATGAAGAATTTGCTAAGAAATTAGCTGGTTTGGCTGACCTTTGGATCAACGACGCATTTGGAACAGCTCACCGTGCTCATGCATCTACTGCTGTTATCGCTAAATTTTTCCCGGAAGCTAAAATGTTCGGATATGTAATGGAAAGCGAATTATCAAGCGTTGATAAAGTATTAAAAGATACTAAGCGTCCATTAACTGCAATTATGGGTGGAGCTAAGGTTTCTTCAAAAATTGAAATCATCAAAACATTAATGTCACAAGTTGATCATTTAATTATTGGTGGTGGAATGACTTACACTTTCGTGAAAGCGATGGGTGGAACCATTGGAAACTCATTGGTTGAAGATGATAAATTAGAGACTGCAAGAGAAATTCTTCAGAAAGCAAAAGAGAACAATGTGAAACTTCACCTTGCTACCGATGCTTTAATTGCTGATGCTTTTTCTAATGATGCGAACACTAAGGTGTGTGATGTAAATGCAATTCCTGAAGGTTGGATGGGATTAGATGTTGCAGATGCGACTATCGAAAGCTTCAAAAAAGTGATCGAAGAATCGAAAACTATTCTTTGGAATGGACCTGTTGGCGTATTCGAAATGGATAATTTTGCCAAAGGAACTAAAGCAATTGCTGATGCTATTGTAACTGCTACTGAAAAAGGTGCTTTCTCATTAATTGGTGGTGGTGATTCTGTTGCTGCAATCAACAAATACGGTCTTGCTGATAAAGTAAGTTACGTTTCTACTGGAGGTGGTGCTTTATTAGAATACATCGAAGGAAAAGAACTTCCTGGTGTAACAGCTATTAGAGGATAA